From one Oncorhynchus keta strain PuntledgeMale-10-30-2019 chromosome 30, Oket_V2, whole genome shotgun sequence genomic stretch:
- the LOC118377665 gene encoding germ cell nuclear acidic protein-like isoform X1, with product MDDDNHRLFQRVAEKLGWSEKGGLETTEQQLIKSVGKTRRLATGYHGSRGAQNLPPPVQIHLLDTEEEDDRGPGKENQVSKGNGYRTEVLMESSDDDFDQFLVEQATPKTASRKHCSSAKKVSEPVLVLSSDSDDLFENFLSRVKTPKPKPKEAERGSGDSLRNFIVDSFSSDDDFVVERKKKPTSKGAFKTPKPSSFQTPVRRPLSKSNTPVFLSDSEEDDGIVMKSKWRTCHPVHQPPPQTHKVNVLQSNQKGNVFFPSLCPPPLPSLSPSPPPLCSSFTPSLTPLPQRTHSAPSKLEDSASSEEEFLSLLDRIKKNHKTGNTPTPKPNTGPNQKPPLSTPRQKASKEVCPRPLVRTPLDLKTPVRPLVSKPAVSQPESRLKTSGLSSSSVSAGCMTPDCVSLLSVSAGCLTPGCFLQSLSGPGSSYSRNFKQTKEELTSKLYRLYNTSVFDSKLPSNMSVSWNNKMRKTAGYCITGQERGGGNRYARIQLSEKVCDSADRLRDTLVHEMCHAATWLINSVRDGHGPFWKLYARKATLAHPELPVVTRCHSYDINYKYQYQCSRCENTLGRHSKSLDTQRFVCALCTGQLVLLTPAKPRAPTPFANFVKENYGSVRQNLVGQSHGEVMRKLSVDFASKTKLSQN from the exons atggatGATGATAATCACAGATTATTTCAAAGAGTTGCAGAGAAACTGGGCTGGTCAGAGAAGGGAGGATTGgaaacaacagaacaacag CTGATTAAGAGCGTCGGTAAGACTCGGCGTCTGGCCACAGGCTATCATGGCTCCAGGGGTGCTCAAAACCTTCCTCCCCCAGTCCAGATACATCTGCTTGacactgaggaagaggatgacagAGGCCCAGGGAAAGAGAACCAGGTCTCCAAGGGCAACGGTTACAGGACCGAGGTGTTAATGGAGTCCAGTGACGATGATTTTGACCAGT TTCTTGTGGAGCAGGCTACACCCAAAACTGCTTCTCGGAAACATTGCAGTTCTGCTAAGAAAGTCAG TGAACCAGTCCTTGTATTAAGCTCAGACAGTGATGACCTCTTTGAAAACT TCCTGAGCCGTGTGAAAACTCCCAAGCCGAAGCCCAAGGAAGCAGAGCGTGGCAGTGGAGACAG CCTCAGAAACTTCATTGTCGACAGCTTTTCCTCCGATGATGACTTTGTCGTTGAGAGGAAGAAAAAACCTACCTCTAAAG GTGCCTTTAAGACCCCTAAGCCGTCATCCTTCCAGACCCCGGTCAGAAGACCCTTGTCCAAGTCTAACACTCCAGTTTTCCTCAGCGACAGTGAAGAAGATGATGGTATTGTGATGAAGAGCAAGTGGAGGACATGCCACCCTGTGCACCAGCCGCCGCCACAGACGCACAAAGTCAACGTCCTACAAAGTAACCAGAAGGGCAAcgtcttctttccctctctctgccctcctcctctgccttccctctctccttcccctcctcctctctgctcctccttcaCCCCCTCCCTGACCCCCCTTCCACAGCGGACCCACTCAGCCCCGTCGAAGCTGGAGGACTCAGCCAGCTCAGAGGAAGAGTTCCTCAGCTTACTGGACAGAATTAAGAAGAACCACAAGACCGGCAACACCCCAACACCTAAACCCAACACAG GGCCAAATCAGAAGCCCCCCCTGTCAACTCCACGGCAAAAAGCCTCGAAAGAGGTGTGCCCTCGGCCGTTGGTGAGAACGCCCTTGGATCTGAAGACCCCAGTGCGCCCGCTCGTCTCTAAACCCGCTGTGTCCCAGCCGGAATCCAGACTCAAGACCAGCGGCCTTTCTTCCTCCAG tgTATCAGCAGGGTGTATGACTCCAgactgtgtttctctcctcagtgTATCAGCAGGGTGTCTGACTCCTGGGTGTTTCCTCcagtctctgtctggacctggctCCAGCTACAGCCGCAACTTCAAACAGACCAAGGAGGAGCTCACCAGCAAACTGTATCGCCTGTACAACACCAGCGTGTTCGACAGCAAG CTGCCCAGTAACATGTCAGTGAGCTGGAATAACAAGATGAGAAAGACTGCTGGCTACTGCATCacagggcaggagagaggaggagggaaccgATACGCACGTATCCAACTCTCGGAGAAAGTCTGTGACTCTGCAG acCGTCTGCGTGACACATTAGTCCATGAGATGTGCCACGCTGCCACCTGGTTGATCAACAGTGTGAGGGATGGACACGGCCCCTTCTGGAAGCTTTACGCCCGCAAGGCCACGCTGGCACACCCCGAGCTGCCTGTGGTCACCCGCTGCCACAGCTACGACATTAACTACAAGTACCAGTACCAGTGCAGCCGCTGCGAAAACAC ACTCGGTCGTCACTCTAAGTCTCTGGACACCCAGAGGTTTGTGTGTGCCCTCTGTACGGGTCAGCTGGTCCTGCTCACCCCTGCCAAGCCCCGGGCGCCCACACCCTTTGCCAACTTTGTCAAGGAGAACTATGGCAGTGTTCGCCAAAACCTGGTGGGTCAGAGCCACGGTGAGGTAATGAGGAAACTCAGTGTTGACTTCGCCTCCAAGACTAAACTCAGCCAGaactga
- the LOC118377665 gene encoding germ cell nuclear acidic protein-like isoform X2, with translation MDDDNHRLFQRVAEKLGWSEKGGLETTEQQLIKSVGKTRRLATGYHGSRGAQNLPPPVQIHLLDTEEEDDRGPGKENQVSKGNGYRTEVLMESSDDDFDQFLVEQATPKTASRKHCSSAKKVSEPVLVLSSDSDDLFENFLSRVKTPKPKPKEAERGSGDSLRNFIVDSFSSDDDFVVERKKKPTSKGAFKTPKPSSFQTPVRRPLSKSNTPVFLSDSEEDDGIVMKSKWRTCHPVHQPPPQTHKVNVLQSNQKGNVFFPSLCPPPLPSLSPSPPPLCSSFTPSLTPLPQRTHSAPSKLEDSASSEEEFLSLLDRIKKNHKTGNTPTPKPNTGPNQKPPLSTPRQKASKEVCPRPLVRTPLDLKTPVRPLVSKPAVSQPESRLKTSGLSSSSVSAGCLTPGCFLQSLSGPGSSYSRNFKQTKEELTSKLYRLYNTSVFDSKLPSNMSVSWNNKMRKTAGYCITGQERGGGNRYARIQLSEKVCDSADRLRDTLVHEMCHAATWLINSVRDGHGPFWKLYARKATLAHPELPVVTRCHSYDINYKYQYQCSRCENTLGRHSKSLDTQRFVCALCTGQLVLLTPAKPRAPTPFANFVKENYGSVRQNLVGQSHGEVMRKLSVDFASKTKLSQN, from the exons atggatGATGATAATCACAGATTATTTCAAAGAGTTGCAGAGAAACTGGGCTGGTCAGAGAAGGGAGGATTGgaaacaacagaacaacag CTGATTAAGAGCGTCGGTAAGACTCGGCGTCTGGCCACAGGCTATCATGGCTCCAGGGGTGCTCAAAACCTTCCTCCCCCAGTCCAGATACATCTGCTTGacactgaggaagaggatgacagAGGCCCAGGGAAAGAGAACCAGGTCTCCAAGGGCAACGGTTACAGGACCGAGGTGTTAATGGAGTCCAGTGACGATGATTTTGACCAGT TTCTTGTGGAGCAGGCTACACCCAAAACTGCTTCTCGGAAACATTGCAGTTCTGCTAAGAAAGTCAG TGAACCAGTCCTTGTATTAAGCTCAGACAGTGATGACCTCTTTGAAAACT TCCTGAGCCGTGTGAAAACTCCCAAGCCGAAGCCCAAGGAAGCAGAGCGTGGCAGTGGAGACAG CCTCAGAAACTTCATTGTCGACAGCTTTTCCTCCGATGATGACTTTGTCGTTGAGAGGAAGAAAAAACCTACCTCTAAAG GTGCCTTTAAGACCCCTAAGCCGTCATCCTTCCAGACCCCGGTCAGAAGACCCTTGTCCAAGTCTAACACTCCAGTTTTCCTCAGCGACAGTGAAGAAGATGATGGTATTGTGATGAAGAGCAAGTGGAGGACATGCCACCCTGTGCACCAGCCGCCGCCACAGACGCACAAAGTCAACGTCCTACAAAGTAACCAGAAGGGCAAcgtcttctttccctctctctgccctcctcctctgccttccctctctccttcccctcctcctctctgctcctccttcaCCCCCTCCCTGACCCCCCTTCCACAGCGGACCCACTCAGCCCCGTCGAAGCTGGAGGACTCAGCCAGCTCAGAGGAAGAGTTCCTCAGCTTACTGGACAGAATTAAGAAGAACCACAAGACCGGCAACACCCCAACACCTAAACCCAACACAG GGCCAAATCAGAAGCCCCCCCTGTCAACTCCACGGCAAAAAGCCTCGAAAGAGGTGTGCCCTCGGCCGTTGGTGAGAACGCCCTTGGATCTGAAGACCCCAGTGCGCCCGCTCGTCTCTAAACCCGCTGTGTCCCAGCCGGAATCCAGACTCAAGACCAGCGGCCTTTCTTCCTCCAG tgTATCAGCAGGGTGTCTGACTCCTGGGTGTTTCCTCcagtctctgtctggacctggctCCAGCTACAGCCGCAACTTCAAACAGACCAAGGAGGAGCTCACCAGCAAACTGTATCGCCTGTACAACACCAGCGTGTTCGACAGCAAG CTGCCCAGTAACATGTCAGTGAGCTGGAATAACAAGATGAGAAAGACTGCTGGCTACTGCATCacagggcaggagagaggaggagggaaccgATACGCACGTATCCAACTCTCGGAGAAAGTCTGTGACTCTGCAG acCGTCTGCGTGACACATTAGTCCATGAGATGTGCCACGCTGCCACCTGGTTGATCAACAGTGTGAGGGATGGACACGGCCCCTTCTGGAAGCTTTACGCCCGCAAGGCCACGCTGGCACACCCCGAGCTGCCTGTGGTCACCCGCTGCCACAGCTACGACATTAACTACAAGTACCAGTACCAGTGCAGCCGCTGCGAAAACAC ACTCGGTCGTCACTCTAAGTCTCTGGACACCCAGAGGTTTGTGTGTGCCCTCTGTACGGGTCAGCTGGTCCTGCTCACCCCTGCCAAGCCCCGGGCGCCCACACCCTTTGCCAACTTTGTCAAGGAGAACTATGGCAGTGTTCGCCAAAACCTGGTGGGTCAGAGCCACGGTGAGGTAATGAGGAAACTCAGTGTTGACTTCGCCTCCAAGACTAAACTCAGCCAGaactga